The stretch of DNA CTGCAGCTCGCGGATCATCCACGGGTAGGGATGGGGGCCGGTGACCGACCCGAGGAGGTAGTGGGTGGTCTCGACAGACGACACCCAGTCGCGGAACGCCTCGTTGATGGCGTCCTTGAGCGTGCGGCTCCCCGACCCCACCGGCACCACGTCGGCGCCCAGCAGCCGCATGCGGAACACGTTGAGCGCCTGGCGCTCCACGTCCACCTCGCCCATGTAGATCACGCACTCGAAGCCGAACATGGCGGCCGCGGTGGCGGTGGCGACGCCGTGCTGGCCGGCGCCGGTCTCGGCGACCACCCGCGTCTTGCCCATGCGGCGGGTGAGCAGGGCCTGGCCGATCACGTTGTTGATCTTGTGTGAGCCGGTGTGGGTGAGGTCCTCCCGCTTGAGGAGCACCCGCACGCCCAGGCGCTCGGACAGTCGCCGGCACTCGGTGACCGGTGTGGGGCGGCCGTTCGACCGCAGGATGCCGAGGTACTCGTCGTGGAAGGCGGGGTCGGCCCACGCCGAGCGGAACGCCGACTCGAGCTCCTGGCAGGCCGGCACCAGCGCCTCGGGGACGAAGCGGCCGCCGAACCGGCCGAAGCGCCCCTCCGGCGTGGGCTCTCGCATGAGGGGCGAGGTGCCCGTCGCCGCCATCAGTCCACCACGTCCCAGTCGAACGGCCCGTCGCCGTCACCACCCCCGTCGTACACGGCCGGAGCGGCGGCCTTGGCTGCGGCCACGAACCGCTGCAGCTGTACGGCGTCCTTCCGCCCGGGCTCGGCCTCCACGCCGGTGCACACGTCGACCCCCCACGGCCGGGCCTGGGCGATGGCGTCGGCCACGTTGGTCGGGGTGAGCCCGCCGGCCAGGAGCAGCCGCGACCCGGGCGGCACCCCGTCGACCAGCGACCAGTCGAAGACCTGGCCCGAACCGGGCGACGGCGCGTCGAGCATCACGACCTGGGCGCCGTACTCGGCCGCCCGGCGTATGGCGCTGCTGCCGGCCGGGAAGGCGTTGATGACGAGGGGCACCCGGTCGACGACGAACCGGACCTGCTCGGGTGTCTCCCGTCCGTGCAGCTGCGCAGCCTTGAGGCCGATGCCGTTCACGATCTTCACGACCTGCTCGGCCGCCTCGTCGCGGAACACGCCCACGGTGACGACCTCGGGCGGCAGGCGGTTGACGATCTGGCGGACCACGTTGGCCGAGACCTGGCGGGGTGACGGGGCGAAGATGAAGCCCACGCCGTCGGCGCCCATGGCCACGGCCAGGAGGGCGTCCTCCTCGCTTGTGGTCCCGCACACCTTCACGAACACGGGGCCGCCGATCGCAGCGCCTCGACGGCGGCGGCCGGGTCGCCGCTGGTGACGAGCGACTCCCCCACCAGAACGGCGTGGTACCCGGCGTCGGCCAGCCGGGCCGCGTCCTCCGGCCCGGTGATGCCCGATTCGGCCACCCGCACGACGTGTGCCGGGATGGCCCTGGCCACGCGTACGGCCCGACCGGTGTCCACCTCGAAGGTGGCGAGGTCCCGCTGGTTGACCCCGATGAGGGTGGCGCCGGCCGCCAGCGCCCGCTCGACCTCGGCCTCGTCGTGCACCTCGACCAGTACGTCCAGCTCGAGCTCGGTCGCCAGGCCCGAGAACGCGGCCAGCTCGGCGTCGGTGAGGGCGGCCACGATGAGGAGTACGGCGTCGGCGCCGATGAGCCGGGCATCGCACACGTCGCGCTCCGACACGGTGAAGTCCTTGCGCAACACGGGGAGATCGACCGCCGCCCGGGCCTCGCCCAGGTCGACGGCCGATCCACCGAAGAACTCGGCGTCGGTGAGCACGGACAGGCAGGAGGCCCCGCCCTCGGCGTAGGCGCGGGCCAGCATCCCGGGGACCAGCTCGGGCGCCAGGTCCCCCTTCGAGGGCGACCGCCGCTTGATCTCGGCGATCACGGCCACGTGGCCGTTCCCGCCGGCGGCGGCCAGGGCCTCCCGGAAGGGGCGGGTGGGCGGCTCGAGGCGGGCCGTGTCGACCAGCCCGTCGAGCGGGCGGGCGTCGGCCGCGGCCGAGGCGCGGTGGGCGTCGAGGATGGTGTCGAGGTGGGTGCCCACGCCGGGCCAGCGTACCGGCGCGCCCCGCGGGCCCGGCCGAGAGCCCGGTCGAGCGCCGTCGGGTCACGGCTTGCGCGTCGTGGTCGGGGTTCCCGGCCGCGTCGTGGTCGTCGTCGTCGCCGGCCGCGTGGTGGGCGTGGTCGTCGCCCCCGGGACGGTGGTGGCAGCCGGCGCCGTGGTCGTCGTGGTGGGCGGAGGGGCGCAGGCCGGAAGGGCCAGCGCGAACTGCTCGCTCCCGTTCACGACCAGGCCGAGCGATTGCACGCCGACGCCGTTGCAGATCAGTTCCCACTGGGCTCGGCCGGTGCCGTCGAGCACGGTCGGGTTCGCCCCCCCGACGGTCCATCCCGCCCCTCCGGTGACGGAGACCGTGGCCCCGGCC from Acidimicrobiales bacterium encodes:
- the trpC gene encoding indole-3-glycerol phosphate synthase TrpC, producing the protein MGTHLDTILDAHRASAAADARPLDGLVDTARLEPPTRPFREALAAAGGNGHVAVIAEIKRRSPSKGDLAPELVPGMLARAYAEGGASCLSVLTDAEFFGGSAVDLGEARAAVDLPVLRKDFTVSERDVCDARLIGADAVLLIVAALTDAELAAFSGLATELELDVLVEVHDEAEVERALAAGATLIGVNQRDLATFEVDTGRAVRVARAIPAHVVRVAESGITGPEDAARLADAGYHAVLVGESLVTSGDPAAAVEALRSAAPCS
- the trpB gene encoding tryptophan synthase subunit beta codes for the protein MAATGTSPLMREPTPEGRFGRFGGRFVPEALVPACQELESAFRSAWADPAFHDEYLGILRSNGRPTPVTECRRLSERLGVRVLLKREDLTHTGSHKINNVIGQALLTRRMGKTRVVAETGAGQHGVATATAAAMFGFECVIYMGEVDVERQALNVFRMRLLGADVVPVGSGSRTLKDAINEAFRDWVSSVETTHYLLGSVTGPHPYPWMIRELQRVIGDEARDQCRALLGGPDPDYVVACVGGGSNAAGTFAGFVDTAAHLIGVEPAGGAAVGRGIPGVVHGSLSQLLQDEHGQVLEAHSVSAGLDYPGVGPEHAHLADVGRARYVPAADAEVLDALGLLATTEGIIPALEPAHAVAWVVRAAGTDELPTGSTVLVTMSGRGDKDAEHVMRMLGPQ
- a CDS encoding phosphoribosylanthranilate isomerase, whose product is MFVKVCGTTSEEDALLAVAMGADGVGFIFAPSPRQVSANVVRQIVNRLPPEVVTVGVFRDEAAEQVVKIVNGIGLKAAQLHGRETPEQVRFVVDRVPLVINAFPAGSSAIRRAAEYGAQVVMLDAPSPGSGQVFDWSLVDGVPPGSRLLLAGGLTPTNVADAIAQARPWGVDVCTGVEAEPGRKDAVQLQRFVAAAKAAAPAVYDGGGDGDGPFDWDVVD